A genomic stretch from Glaciecola nitratireducens FR1064 includes:
- the recA gene encoding recombinase RecA, whose amino-acid sequence MSENKSRALDAALGQIEKQFGKGAIMRLGDNQALDIEAISTGSLTIDIALGIGGLPCGRVVEVYGPESSGKTTLTLQVIAEAQKKGKTCAFVDAEHALDPIYAEKLGVNINDLLVSQPDTGEQALEICDMLVRSNAVDVVVVDSVAALTPRAEIEGDMGDSHVGLQARLMSQALRKLTANIKRSNTLVIFINQIRMKIGVMFGNPETTTGGNALKFYASVRLDIRRIGAIKDGDEVVGNETRVKVVKNKVAPPFKQAEFQIMYGEGISKEAELIDLGVKQKLVEKAGAWYSYNGERIGQGKANVVKYLKEHVGMAEEIEALIRAELLMPKTKKVEEVAEAETADLDAEEKE is encoded by the coding sequence ATGAGTGAAAATAAAAGTCGTGCGCTCGACGCAGCTCTAGGTCAAATAGAAAAGCAATTCGGTAAAGGCGCTATTATGCGTTTGGGTGACAACCAAGCTTTAGATATTGAAGCAATATCAACCGGTTCACTCACAATCGATATTGCATTAGGCATAGGTGGTCTTCCTTGCGGCCGTGTTGTAGAGGTATATGGTCCTGAGTCTTCAGGTAAAACAACCTTAACGCTGCAAGTTATTGCTGAAGCACAGAAGAAAGGCAAAACGTGTGCCTTCGTTGATGCCGAGCATGCGCTTGACCCTATCTATGCTGAAAAGTTAGGCGTGAACATTAATGATTTGCTTGTTTCTCAGCCCGATACCGGTGAGCAAGCGCTAGAAATTTGTGACATGCTCGTGCGTTCGAACGCCGTTGACGTGGTGGTTGTTGACTCCGTGGCCGCGTTAACGCCTCGCGCTGAAATCGAAGGCGACATGGGTGACTCACACGTTGGCCTGCAAGCACGCTTGATGTCTCAAGCTTTACGTAAATTAACGGCTAACATCAAACGTTCAAACACACTGGTTATTTTCATTAACCAAATTCGTATGAAAATTGGTGTGATGTTCGGTAACCCAGAAACCACGACTGGTGGTAACGCGCTTAAATTCTACGCGTCAGTTCGTTTAGACATTCGTCGCATCGGCGCAATTAAAGACGGTGATGAGGTGGTCGGAAACGAAACGCGGGTGAAGGTTGTCAAAAACAAGGTAGCCCCTCCGTTTAAACAAGCCGAATTCCAAATTATGTATGGCGAAGGTATCTCAAAAGAAGCTGAGTTAATTGACTTAGGCGTAAAACAGAAGCTCGTTGAAAAAGCAGGTGCTTGGTATAGCTACAATGGCGAACGAATTGGTCAAGGTAAAGCTAACGTCGTTAAGTATCTAAAAGAACATGTCGGAATGGCAGAAGAAATCGAAGCGCTCATTCGTGCCGAATTATTAATGCCTAAGACCAAGAAAGTAGAAGAAGTTGCTGAAGCTGAAACGGCCGATCTTGATGCTGAAGAGAAAGAATAA
- a CDS encoding CinA family protein — MQNLTTKSVEALARSLGESLLAAHKKVASVESCTGGGVAYAITEVPGSSQWFEKSWVTYSNQAKHEEVGVSLATLDKFGAVSSEVVHEMAEGGLRKSGANLCVAISGIAGPGGGTASKPVGLVWFAIAKTVDDRRAKNGSAGILRANGLEAEQKNKIDNLHSKNSLSNSNNLVQTRCFSRCFSGDRQQVREQAINLALKELIVSLVNT; from the coding sequence TTGCAAAACTTAACAACAAAAAGTGTTGAAGCACTCGCTCGTAGCCTTGGTGAAAGCCTGCTTGCTGCTCACAAAAAAGTGGCGTCGGTTGAGTCATGCACAGGTGGTGGCGTAGCTTATGCCATTACTGAAGTGCCGGGCTCTTCACAGTGGTTTGAAAAATCGTGGGTTACATATTCCAACCAGGCTAAACATGAAGAAGTGGGGGTTAGCTTGGCGACTTTGGATAAGTTCGGCGCTGTTTCTTCAGAGGTGGTGCACGAGATGGCGGAGGGCGGACTGCGTAAAAGTGGCGCTAATTTATGTGTTGCTATTAGTGGTATTGCTGGTCCTGGCGGCGGCACAGCCTCTAAGCCGGTGGGTTTGGTGTGGTTTGCTATTGCGAAAACTGTGGATGATCGCAGAGCGAAAAACGGCAGCGCTGGTATTCTCAGAGCCAATGGTCTAGAAGCAGAGCAGAAAAATAAAATCGATAATCTTCACTCGAAAAACTCCCTCAGTAATTCGAATAATCTGGTACAAACACGCTGTTTTTCAAGGTGTTTTAGTGGCGATAGACAGCAAGTTCGAGAACAAGCCATCAATCTTGCATTGAAAGAACTGATCGTCAGCCTAGTTAACACGTAA
- the mutS gene encoding DNA mismatch repair protein MutS: MPNKKSDKVNASGPANTPMMTQYLKIKADHPDILLFYRMGDFYELFFDDAKKASNLLNISLTARGKSGGEPIPMAGVPYHAAENYLAKLVKMGESVAICEQIGDPATSKGPVERAVQRIVTPGTVTDEALLEESKDSVLLAITKVKDVYGLASIDITSGQFMIFDAQSDEAFQAELQRIQPAEILYPEQCAFFHLIEKCKGLRRRPQWEFDTDTANLKLNTQFGTKELDGFGINNQAVAIGAAGCVLQYVQETQRTALPHLRKISQYRADESVLMDAATQQNLELTRTLSGSSENTLFAVLNNTSTAMGSRLLQRWLHRPITDKNKLLFRQNTIADVQSHNYSVLQDFLKQIGDVERILARMALRSARPRDFSRLKEALNMLPDLQQWLRDCIPSSQHDTFSMFSADIGEYPKVAELLNSAIIDNPPVVLRDGGVIAEGYSAELDELRALSKGATDFLDRLEVKERERTGIPTLKVNYNRVHGFFIEVSRANSDKIPPEYVRRQTLKNNERYIIPELKAHEDKVLTSQSKALALEKKLYEALFDDIAPELPNLMQSAVALATLDVLTNFAERADTLNLHRPELVDENIINYSEGRHLVVEEVMNSPFIANPLFMDDNTRMLMITGPNMGGKSTYMRQTALIVLLAYVGCYVPAQDVKIGPIDRIFTRIGAADDLASGRSTFMVEMTETANILNNATANSLVLMDEIGRGTSTYDGLSLAWSCAQWLSEKLHAFTLFATHYFELTSLSDSIPTITNVHLSAVEHNDEIRFMHQVQQGAASKSYGLQVAKLAGVPKAVIDSAKRKLAELERLDVVNANNERSHANTSEQSSDSAAKALTSKKHQLTSNKTNETQLSMAFDIQEHWLEQKIKQIDIDDLSPREALALLYQWRKEIK; this comes from the coding sequence ATGCCAAATAAAAAATCCGATAAAGTTAACGCAAGCGGTCCAGCCAATACCCCTATGATGACGCAATATCTAAAGATAAAGGCGGATCATCCGGATATTTTGCTTTTTTACCGCATGGGCGACTTTTATGAGCTGTTTTTTGACGATGCTAAAAAAGCATCTAACCTACTTAACATATCCCTCACCGCTCGCGGCAAATCGGGTGGCGAGCCCATTCCAATGGCCGGCGTACCTTATCATGCTGCTGAAAACTATTTAGCGAAACTGGTCAAAATGGGCGAGTCGGTTGCAATATGTGAACAAATTGGCGACCCGGCCACCAGTAAAGGTCCTGTAGAACGTGCAGTTCAGCGAATTGTAACGCCGGGCACGGTCACAGACGAGGCCTTACTAGAAGAGTCAAAAGACTCTGTTTTGTTGGCTATCACCAAAGTAAAAGACGTTTACGGACTTGCATCGATCGATATAACAAGCGGCCAGTTCATGATATTTGATGCGCAAAGTGACGAAGCGTTTCAAGCCGAACTTCAGCGTATTCAGCCGGCAGAAATTCTGTATCCAGAGCAATGCGCCTTTTTTCACTTAATCGAAAAATGCAAAGGCCTGAGAAGACGCCCACAGTGGGAATTCGACACCGACACAGCAAACTTAAAGCTCAATACCCAGTTTGGCACGAAAGAACTTGATGGTTTTGGCATTAACAACCAAGCCGTTGCGATAGGTGCAGCAGGATGTGTATTGCAATATGTGCAAGAAACCCAGCGCACAGCCCTTCCGCATTTAAGGAAAATAAGTCAGTACCGCGCAGATGAATCGGTGCTCATGGATGCTGCTACTCAACAAAATTTGGAGCTCACCAGAACCCTCTCTGGCAGTTCAGAAAACACTTTATTTGCCGTATTAAATAATACCTCAACGGCAATGGGGAGTCGCCTGCTGCAACGTTGGTTGCACCGTCCTATCACTGACAAGAACAAACTGCTATTCAGACAGAACACCATTGCTGACGTGCAAAGTCACAACTATTCGGTGCTGCAAGACTTCTTAAAACAAATCGGTGACGTTGAACGAATATTAGCGCGCATGGCCCTGCGTTCGGCGCGCCCCAGAGACTTTTCAAGGCTCAAAGAAGCTTTAAATATGTTGCCCGATTTACAGCAGTGGTTACGTGACTGCATTCCATCGTCGCAGCACGACACATTCAGCATGTTTAGCGCTGATATTGGCGAATACCCAAAGGTTGCCGAATTATTAAACAGCGCTATTATTGACAACCCACCCGTTGTCTTGCGCGATGGCGGTGTAATAGCAGAGGGCTACTCTGCAGAACTTGATGAACTGCGCGCTCTTTCAAAAGGCGCAACGGACTTTCTTGATCGCCTTGAAGTTAAAGAGCGCGAACGCACCGGCATTCCAACATTAAAAGTAAACTACAACCGAGTGCATGGCTTCTTCATTGAAGTGAGTCGTGCCAATAGCGATAAAATTCCGCCTGAATACGTTAGACGTCAAACGCTTAAAAACAACGAACGCTACATTATTCCGGAGCTCAAGGCGCACGAAGACAAAGTACTAACAAGCCAAAGCAAAGCACTCGCACTCGAGAAAAAACTCTACGAGGCCTTATTTGATGATATCGCTCCTGAGCTGCCAAACTTAATGCAAAGCGCAGTGGCTTTAGCCACCTTAGACGTGCTCACAAACTTCGCCGAGCGCGCAGACACCTTGAATTTGCATCGTCCAGAGTTGGTCGATGAAAACATCATCAACTATAGCGAAGGTCGCCACTTGGTGGTTGAAGAAGTCATGAACTCACCGTTCATCGCAAACCCGTTATTCATGGATGACAACACGCGTATGTTGATGATCACCGGCCCGAACATGGGCGGTAAGTCTACTTACATGCGTCAAACAGCACTTATCGTATTACTCGCTTACGTTGGCTGTTATGTGCCCGCACAAGACGTGAAAATTGGCCCTATTGATCGTATTTTCACGCGTATCGGTGCGGCTGATGATCTCGCTTCCGGGCGCTCAACCTTCATGGTTGAAATGACAGAAACCGCCAACATTCTCAATAACGCGACCGCAAATAGCTTAGTGCTAATGGATGAAATAGGCAGAGGAACCAGCACTTACGATGGTTTGAGCTTAGCCTGGTCTTGCGCTCAATGGCTATCGGAGAAACTACATGCATTCACCTTATTCGCAACTCACTATTTTGAGCTCACTAGCTTGTCGGACAGCATTCCGACAATTACAAACGTGCATTTAAGCGCGGTTGAACATAATGATGAAATACGTTTTATGCATCAGGTGCAACAAGGAGCCGCGAGTAAAAGTTATGGTCTACAGGTAGCTAAACTAGCGGGCGTCCCGAAAGCAGTTATCGACTCAGCAAAGCGCAAATTAGCAGAGTTAGAACGACTTGATGTGGTCAATGCCAACAATGAAAGATCACACGCTAACACGAGTGAGCAATCAAGCGATTCTGCAGCTAAGGCGTTGACGTCTAAAAAACATCAACTCACCTCAAACAAAACCAACGAAACCCAATTGAGCATGGCGTTTGACATTCAAGAGCATTGGCTTGAACAAAAAATCAAACAAATAGATATTGACGATCTCTCGCCAAGAGAGGCGCTAGCCTTGCTTTATCAATGGCGCAAAGAAATTAAGTAG
- a CDS encoding CTP synthase, which produces MTNYIFVTGGVVSSLGKGIAAASLAAILEARGLKVTMLKLDPYINVDPGTMSPIQHGEVFVTDDGAETDLDLGHYERFIRTRMTKRNNFTTGRVYEEVIKRERRGDYLGATIQVIPHITNEIKRRIIAGAEGNDVAIVEIGGTVGDIESQPFIEAIRQLGTEVGREHSMFMHLTLVPYLAASGETKTKPTQHSVKELRSVGIMPDILVCRSEVPLPSNERAKIALFTNVNEKAVISLRDASSIYKIPAALKAQGMDELVVKRFGYDCPEADLAEWEQVLYAESNPTGEVTIGMVGKYVELPDAYKSVNEALKHAGLKNRLTVNIKHIDSQDVESKGIHILHDLDAILVPGGFGERGIEGKIAAAKYARENDVPYLGICLGMQIAYIEFARNVAGMENANSTEFDPDTPFPVVGLITEWLDADGGKEIRDVSTDLGGTMRLGSQLCHLEKGSKVEKMYGSTEIFERHRHRYEINNNLRSEIEKAGLKVSGLSTDKALVEVIEIEDHPWFVAGQFHPEFNSTPRDGHPLFTGFIAAAGEYAKNK; this is translated from the coding sequence ATGACAAATTATATTTTCGTCACCGGTGGTGTTGTTTCATCACTAGGAAAAGGAATTGCGGCAGCTTCCTTAGCCGCCATTCTTGAAGCACGCGGCCTAAAGGTCACTATGCTCAAACTCGACCCTTACATAAACGTTGACCCTGGCACAATGAGCCCAATTCAACACGGTGAGGTATTTGTTACCGACGATGGTGCAGAAACCGATTTGGATTTAGGTCACTACGAGCGCTTTATTCGCACCCGTATGACCAAGCGCAACAACTTCACCACGGGTCGTGTATATGAAGAAGTTATCAAACGCGAACGACGCGGTGACTACTTAGGCGCAACCATTCAGGTTATTCCGCATATTACGAACGAAATTAAGCGTCGTATTATTGCCGGTGCTGAAGGTAACGACGTTGCGATTGTTGAAATTGGTGGCACGGTGGGTGATATTGAATCACAGCCGTTCATCGAAGCTATTCGTCAGTTAGGTACCGAAGTGGGCCGGGAACACTCGATGTTCATGCACCTGACGCTAGTGCCCTACCTTGCTGCATCAGGCGAAACGAAAACTAAACCAACGCAGCATTCTGTAAAAGAATTACGCTCTGTTGGTATCATGCCAGACATATTGGTATGCCGTTCTGAAGTGCCATTGCCCAGCAACGAACGCGCAAAAATAGCCTTATTTACTAACGTAAACGAGAAAGCCGTTATTTCACTGCGCGATGCTAGCAGCATTTACAAGATCCCAGCAGCACTTAAAGCGCAAGGCATGGACGAGTTAGTCGTGAAGCGCTTTGGTTATGACTGTCCAGAAGCTGATTTAGCGGAATGGGAACAAGTACTTTATGCAGAATCAAACCCAACGGGTGAAGTGACTATCGGTATGGTCGGCAAATACGTTGAGTTACCTGATGCGTATAAATCAGTTAATGAAGCGTTAAAACATGCCGGATTAAAAAATCGTCTCACGGTTAATATTAAACACATAGATTCGCAAGATGTTGAAAGCAAAGGTATTCATATCCTGCATGACCTCGACGCAATCTTAGTTCCAGGTGGCTTTGGCGAGCGCGGAATCGAAGGTAAAATTGCCGCAGCAAAATATGCTCGTGAAAACGATGTACCTTACTTAGGCATTTGTTTAGGTATGCAGATTGCTTATATCGAATTTGCTCGTAACGTTGCCGGTATGGAAAACGCCAACAGCACAGAATTCGATCCTGACACACCCTTCCCTGTTGTCGGCCTTATTACCGAATGGCTAGACGCCGATGGCGGCAAAGAGATCCGAGATGTTTCCACCGATTTAGGTGGTACTATGCGTTTGGGTAGTCAACTTTGCCACTTAGAAAAAGGCAGTAAAGTTGAAAAGATGTATGGCAGCACTGAAATTTTTGAACGCCATCGTCACCGTTATGAAATCAACAACAACTTGCGCAGTGAAATTGAAAAAGCGGGTCTAAAAGTGAGTGGATTATCCACCGATAAGGCCTTGGTTGAAGTGATTGAAATTGAAGATCACCCTTGGTTCGTAGCGGGCCAGTTTCACCCTGAGTTTAACTCAACCCCACGTGATGGACACCCACTGTTTACTGGGTTCATAGCGGCGGCAGGTGAATACGCTAAAAACAAATAA
- the eno gene encoding phosphopyruvate hydratase, which translates to MANISRIVGREIMDSRGNPTVEADVYLECGAMGRACAPSGASTGSREALELRDGDKTRYLGKGVLKAVAAINDKIAPALLGKDAAAQASVDQLMIDLDGTENKEVLGANAILAVSLAVAKAEAISQKLPLYAHIANLNGTPGVYSMPVPMMNIINGGEHADNNVDIQEFMVQPVGAPSFAEALRTGAEIFHSLKKVLSAKGLNTAVGDEGGFAPNLTSNAEALSVISEAVEKAGYKMGVDVTLALDCAASEFYKDGQYVLSGEGKSFDSNGFSDYLADLASEYPILSIEDGLDESDWDGWAYQTKILGDKIQLVGDDLFVTNTKILSRGIENGVANSILIKFNQIGSLTETLNAIKMAKDAGFTAVISHRSGETEDATIADLAVGTAAGQIKTGSLCRSDRVAKYNQLLRIEAELAEQGTPAAYNGRSEIKGQ; encoded by the coding sequence ATGGCGAATATTTCTCGCATTGTAGGTCGCGAAATTATGGATTCACGTGGTAATCCAACAGTTGAAGCAGATGTCTATTTGGAGTGCGGTGCAATGGGTCGTGCTTGTGCACCATCAGGCGCATCAACCGGTTCAAGAGAAGCTTTAGAACTTCGTGACGGCGACAAAACTCGTTATTTAGGTAAAGGTGTACTAAAAGCAGTAGCAGCAATTAACGACAAAATTGCGCCTGCATTATTAGGTAAAGACGCTGCGGCTCAGGCTAGCGTTGACCAATTAATGATTGACTTAGACGGCACTGAAAACAAAGAAGTGCTTGGCGCAAACGCAATTTTAGCAGTGTCACTAGCGGTTGCGAAAGCAGAAGCTATCAGCCAAAAGCTGCCTTTATATGCACACATCGCAAACTTAAACGGCACGCCAGGCGTTTACTCCATGCCCGTTCCCATGATGAACATCATCAATGGTGGTGAGCACGCCGACAATAACGTCGATATCCAAGAGTTTATGGTTCAGCCAGTTGGCGCACCTTCATTCGCTGAAGCATTGCGCACCGGCGCTGAAATTTTTCATAGCTTGAAAAAAGTGTTGTCTGCAAAAGGCTTAAACACAGCCGTGGGTGACGAAGGTGGTTTCGCACCAAACTTAACGTCTAACGCTGAAGCGCTTTCTGTTATCTCAGAAGCTGTTGAAAAAGCAGGCTACAAGATGGGCGTTGACGTGACTCTTGCACTTGATTGTGCAGCGTCTGAATTCTATAAAGATGGCCAATATGTGTTGTCTGGCGAAGGTAAATCTTTCGATTCAAACGGCTTTAGTGACTATTTAGCAGACTTAGCCTCTGAGTACCCTATTCTTTCTATCGAAGACGGATTAGATGAGAGCGATTGGGACGGTTGGGCGTATCAAACTAAAATTCTGGGTGACAAAATTCAGCTAGTGGGAGACGACTTATTCGTTACCAACACTAAAATATTGTCTCGCGGCATTGAAAACGGTGTGGCTAACTCAATTTTGATTAAATTCAACCAAATCGGTTCTTTAACTGAAACATTGAACGCAATTAAAATGGCCAAAGATGCTGGCTTTACTGCCGTTATCTCTCACCGCTCTGGCGAAACAGAAGATGCAACCATTGCCGACTTGGCTGTGGGCACAGCTGCTGGTCAGATAAAAACAGGCTCACTATGCCGTTCTGATCGCGTTGCTAAGTACAACCAGTTATTGCGAATTGAAGCAGAATTAGCGGAACAAGGTACACCGGCAGCATACAACGGCCGTTCTGAAATTAAAGGTCAGTAG
- a CDS encoding methanobactin export MATE transporter MbnM, which yields MLATAGCSPQKAATPYKWNIPEGFPAPNVPDDNPMTREKVALGERLFNDVRLSANAKQSCASCHLKAFAFAEPKTTSVGTTGEVLNRNAMALVNVAYNGSFTWAHDGLGKVENQILIPLFNEAPVEMGVTGNEKAILAKLDDYGPEFESVFGNDDINFDHIVKALAAFVRSLTSFNSDFDRYAYFNEDEALTPSAIRGMDLFFSEKLECFHCHGGFNFTQSSKHAMQTLDLVSFHNTGLYNIDGKGSYANGDQGLADITFNPKHRGKFRAPTLRNIMLTAPYMHDGSVATMSEVIDIYAAGGRGDGVNNPLKSPFVQGFDITDEEKQDLLNFLESLTDYEFVGL from the coding sequence ATGTTAGCAACAGCTGGCTGTTCGCCGCAAAAAGCAGCTACGCCTTATAAATGGAACATTCCTGAAGGTTTTCCCGCTCCTAATGTGCCTGACGACAATCCAATGACACGAGAGAAAGTGGCCCTGGGCGAGCGTTTGTTTAACGACGTGCGACTGTCGGCAAATGCAAAGCAATCATGCGCCTCCTGTCATTTGAAAGCCTTCGCGTTCGCCGAGCCAAAAACCACGTCGGTTGGCACTACGGGCGAAGTGTTGAATCGCAATGCCATGGCGCTAGTTAACGTGGCTTACAACGGCAGTTTCACTTGGGCTCATGATGGTTTGGGCAAGGTTGAAAATCAAATTCTGATACCCTTATTTAATGAAGCGCCGGTGGAAATGGGAGTGACGGGCAATGAAAAAGCCATCCTTGCCAAATTAGACGACTATGGCCCTGAATTTGAAAGCGTTTTTGGAAACGATGATATTAACTTCGATCATATTGTTAAAGCACTTGCCGCGTTTGTTAGAAGTTTAACCTCCTTTAATTCCGACTTTGACCGCTACGCGTATTTTAATGAAGACGAGGCATTAACGCCTTCCGCAATAAGAGGCATGGACTTGTTCTTCTCTGAAAAGCTAGAGTGCTTCCACTGTCACGGTGGTTTTAATTTTACGCAATCGAGCAAGCATGCCATGCAAACCTTGGATTTAGTGTCGTTTCACAATACTGGGCTTTATAATATCGATGGAAAGGGCAGCTATGCCAATGGCGATCAGGGCCTTGCTGACATTACTTTTAACCCCAAGCATCGCGGCAAGTTCAGGGCGCCTACTTTGCGTAATATCATGCTAACCGCGCCTTATATGCATGATGGTTCGGTTGCCACAATGTCTGAGGTGATTGATATTTATGCGGCTGGTGGCAGAGGTGATGGGGTTAACAATCCGCTTAAAAGTCCTTTTGTCCAAGGCTTCGATATTACGGATGAAGAAAAACAGGATTTGTTAAACTTTTTGGAAAGTTTGACGGATTATGAATTTGTGGGGCTGTAG
- a CDS encoding MbnP family copper-binding protein, with product MTYLFDQLLTSKVFSELSATFKQDLNVKHLVLICALILSACSPAPESATASNGAINATENGINSHDAENQNEVQIIFTPYFQEQEIQCGQALNIQNEQWRIIELSMFFSQFSLNFSERFILDDNDWQSQQVALIRPAIDCEESTANTAITAKINGGRVNYDAKAKTPITLSFNVGVPFAVNHQNPLIQGSPLNDSSMFWVWRNGYKFIRWDMQSESGDPWSFHLGSVGCESAAMVRAPQKPCAQPNLIPVAITLPFDSIQLVEADDKNSKAQRLQIKVSIHLDAILGNIEATRKNSCMFSGIDSTTCTQLLENLKLNAIFK from the coding sequence ATGACATATTTATTCGACCAGTTATTAACATCAAAAGTGTTTTCTGAACTTTCTGCTACATTCAAACAAGATCTTAATGTAAAACATTTAGTGCTTATATGCGCGTTAATTTTGAGTGCTTGTTCGCCAGCGCCAGAGTCGGCAACTGCTTCAAATGGTGCTATTAATGCGACTGAAAACGGAATAAACAGCCATGATGCAGAAAATCAAAATGAAGTTCAGATCATTTTTACGCCATACTTCCAAGAACAAGAAATTCAATGCGGGCAAGCACTCAATATTCAGAATGAGCAATGGCGCATAATAGAATTATCGATGTTTTTTAGCCAGTTTTCGCTCAACTTTTCTGAACGATTTATCCTAGACGATAACGATTGGCAAAGCCAGCAAGTTGCTTTGATTAGGCCAGCGATAGACTGCGAAGAATCAACAGCTAATACAGCGATCACTGCCAAAATTAATGGGGGCAGGGTTAATTATGATGCGAAGGCTAAAACACCAATTACGCTTTCCTTCAATGTGGGCGTTCCTTTTGCTGTTAATCACCAGAATCCGTTGATACAAGGGTCGCCATTAAATGATTCGTCCATGTTTTGGGTTTGGCGCAATGGTTATAAATTTATTCGCTGGGATATGCAAAGTGAGTCTGGCGATCCATGGTCGTTTCATTTAGGCAGCGTGGGCTGTGAGTCGGCTGCAATGGTTCGTGCTCCGCAAAAGCCGTGTGCTCAGCCTAATTTAATCCCGGTAGCAATTACGCTGCCGTTCGATTCAATACAACTGGTTGAAGCTGACGATAAGAATAGTAAGGCGCAGCGGCTGCAGATTAAGGTCAGTATTCACTTGGACGCAATACTGGGTAATATCGAGGCAACTAGAAAAAACAGCTGTATGTTCTCTGGTATTGACAGTACTACCTGCACTCAATTGCTTGAAAACTTGAAGCTGAATGCGATTTTTAAGTAA